The sequence CCTGGGCATCTGGGCCGGCGACGGCGGCGAGGGCGCGAAGTACTGGCTGCAGGTGTTCACCGAGCTGAAGAACCGCGGCCTGGACGACGTGCTGATGCTGGTCTGCGACGGCCTCAAGGGCCTGCCCGATGCGGTCGAGACGGTCTGGCCTCGAACGATTGTGCAAACCTGCATCGTTCACCTTCTGCGCAACAGCTTCCGATACGCCTCGCGCGCGGACTGGGACAAGATCGCCAAGGCGCTCAAGCCCGTCTACACCGCGTCGAGTGAGAGCGCTGCCGCCGAACGCTTCTCAGAGTTCCAGGACGCCTGGGGAAAGAAGTACCCGGCGATCATCAGGCTCTGGGAGAGCGCCTGGGCGGAGTTCGTGCCCTTCCTCTCCTTCGACGTCGAGATCCGGACCGTCATCTGCTCGACGAACGCCATCGAGTCCGTCAACGCCCGGATACGCAAGGCTGTCCGGGCCCGCGGGCACTTCCCCACCGAGGCCGCCGCCTTGAAGTGCGTCTACATGGCGCTGATGAGCCTGGACCCGACCGGCAAGGGCCGCAAGCGCTGGACCATGCGCTGGAAGGCACCCCTGAACGCCTTCCAGATCGCCTTCGAAGGCCGGCTCACCCCGGCCAACAACTGAACCCCAACAACCAAGATCAGCCGTTAAATTGACACACCCACCGGCCGCTGCCGCGATTGGCCATGACAGGAGACTCAGTGCGTTGTGGCAAACCGGATCTCGTTCGAA comes from Streptomyces sp. NBC_00448 and encodes:
- a CDS encoding IS256 family transposase, translating into MLVDRARREGMQLTGAGGLLQQLTKRVLESALEGEITDHLGYDKHDAAGRNSGNSRNGTRAKTVLTDVGPVEVKVPRDVEGSFEPQIVRKRQRRLTGVDEMVLSLSAKGLTHGEISAHLAEIYGAEVSKQTISTITDQVMEGMAEWQNRPLDRVYPVLFVDAINVKIRDGKVANRPVYVVMAVTVEGTRDILGIWAGDGGEGAKYWLQVFTELKNRGLDDVLMLVCDGLKGLPDAVETVWPRTIVQTCIVHLLRNSFRYASRADWDKIAKALKPVYTASSESAAAERFSEFQDAWGKKYPAIIRLWESAWAEFVPFLSFDVEIRTVICSTNAIESVNARIRKAVRARGHFPTEAAALKCVYMALMSLDPTGKGRKRWTMRWKAPLNAFQIAFEGRLTPANN